Proteins encoded within one genomic window of Ammonifex degensii KC4:
- the hemC gene encoding hydroxymethylbilane synthase gives MRKSKRCLRIGTRGSDLALAQTEQVLQILRERWPHYTYEIVKIKTTGDKVRNLALPRIGGKGLFTKELEVALLEEKIDLAVHSLKDLPTELPEELCVGAVLPREHPGDVLISLTGAGLEDLPEGARIGTSSLRRQAQLKAARPDLNFVPLRGNVPTRLRKLEKGECEAVVLAWAGLRRLRLDLTGRMTLLPYQVCLPAVAQGAIGVEMRKEDRELRKMVEVLDDPTTRLEVTAERAFLRWLGGGCHVPIAALARVAGAEILLEGLVADPEGKRIVRGQESGSTAYPEEVGIRLAERLLREGAEELLRG, from the coding sequence ATGCGGAAAAGCAAGCGTTGCCTGCGCATTGGCACCCGGGGGAGCGATTTGGCCCTGGCCCAGACGGAGCAAGTTTTGCAGATCCTCCGGGAAAGATGGCCGCATTATACATACGAAATAGTTAAAATTAAAACTACCGGCGATAAGGTACGAAACTTAGCCCTTCCCCGCATAGGGGGGAAGGGGCTTTTTACCAAGGAGCTGGAAGTAGCCCTGCTGGAAGAAAAAATAGACCTGGCGGTGCACAGCCTCAAAGACCTCCCCACCGAGCTGCCGGAGGAACTCTGTGTAGGGGCTGTGCTTCCTCGTGAGCATCCGGGGGATGTGCTCATATCCCTGACGGGGGCAGGGCTGGAGGACCTGCCGGAAGGGGCCAGGATAGGTACCTCCAGCCTAAGGCGGCAGGCCCAGCTGAAAGCGGCCCGTCCAGATCTAAACTTTGTACCCCTGAGGGGGAACGTGCCCACCCGCCTGCGCAAGCTGGAAAAGGGAGAGTGCGAGGCAGTGGTGCTGGCCTGGGCCGGGCTTAGAAGGCTCAGGCTCGATCTTACCGGAAGAATGACACTTCTTCCTTACCAGGTCTGCCTTCCGGCAGTAGCGCAGGGGGCCATAGGGGTGGAAATGAGAAAAGAAGACCGGGAGCTCAGAAAGATGGTAGAGGTGCTGGATGATCCGACCACGCGCCTGGAAGTGACCGCCGAACGGGCCTTTTTACGCTGGCTGGGAGGGGGGTGTCACGTACCCATAGCTGCCCTGGCGCGGGTGGCAGGAGCCGAGATCTTGCTGGAGGGGCTGGTGGCCGATCCGGAAGGAAAGAGGATTGTCCGGGGGCAAGAAAGCGGCTCCACTGCCTATCCGGAAGAAGTGGGGATAAGACTGGCCGAACGGCTCCTCCGGGAAGGCGCCGAAGAGTTGCTGCGAGGATAA
- the hemA gene encoding glutamyl-tRNA reductase, protein MFLIVVGLNHRTAPVQVRERFSFTPAQARELLVELKRKPGVEAAVLLSTCNRTEFYLLLSKEVARTAVIEVISRRTGVEFETGLKPYLYAHTERNCVKHLFRVASGLDSMVLGETQILGQVRDAYHLALEVGATESYFNALFQQALAVGKRVRTETGIDRNAVSVSSAAVELARQALGSLAGRTVLIVGAGKMGELTAKHLVANGVAGVIVSNRSFDHAQELAARFGGRAVRFDELYEQMLDADIVISCTAATHYVIHAEAMLEVMRRRGGRKLFLIDIAVPRDVDPEVGKLPGVMLYDIDALGKVVDENYAARRQAAVQAEAIIEEEVDKFLRRQAERAVVPLIAALKERGEEIKQRELKRALNRLGPLTPQQQKAVLSLANSLVNQLLHDPIVRLKELALTTRGHVYAEALQELFNLEIEKAEARSECSSGGKS, encoded by the coding sequence GTGTTCTTGATAGTGGTGGGGCTTAACCACCGGACAGCGCCGGTCCAGGTGCGGGAGCGCTTCTCCTTCACTCCGGCTCAAGCGCGCGAGCTGCTGGTCGAGCTCAAGCGCAAGCCCGGAGTGGAGGCGGCGGTTCTGCTCTCTACCTGTAACCGCACGGAGTTTTACCTGCTCCTTTCCAAGGAAGTGGCCCGCACGGCGGTCATAGAGGTCATTTCTCGACGGACGGGAGTAGAGTTCGAGACGGGGCTTAAGCCCTATCTTTACGCCCACACCGAGCGTAACTGTGTCAAACATCTTTTCCGGGTGGCTTCGGGCCTGGACTCGATGGTATTAGGGGAAACCCAGATACTGGGGCAGGTACGCGACGCCTACCACCTGGCGCTGGAGGTGGGCGCCACCGAGAGCTACTTCAACGCTCTCTTCCAGCAGGCCCTGGCGGTGGGGAAGCGGGTGCGCACGGAAACTGGTATTGATCGCAACGCGGTTTCGGTGAGCTCCGCGGCGGTGGAACTGGCCCGGCAGGCGCTGGGCAGCCTGGCGGGGCGTACGGTGCTGATAGTGGGCGCGGGCAAGATGGGGGAGCTCACGGCCAAGCACCTGGTGGCCAACGGGGTGGCGGGAGTGATAGTATCCAACCGCTCCTTTGATCACGCCCAGGAGCTGGCGGCACGCTTTGGCGGCCGGGCCGTGCGCTTTGACGAGCTTTACGAACAGATGCTGGATGCGGACATAGTGATCAGCTGTACGGCGGCCACCCACTACGTCATTCATGCCGAGGCCATGCTTGAGGTCATGCGGCGGCGGGGCGGGAGGAAGCTCTTTCTCATCGATATAGCCGTCCCCCGCGACGTGGATCCGGAGGTAGGAAAGCTCCCCGGGGTCATGCTTTACGACATCGACGCTTTGGGCAAGGTGGTGGACGAAAACTACGCGGCCCGGCGGCAGGCGGCGGTCCAAGCAGAGGCCATCATAGAAGAGGAAGTGGACAAGTTCTTGCGCCGCCAGGCCGAGCGGGCGGTGGTTCCCTTGATAGCCGCCCTTAAAGAGCGCGGCGAAGAGATAAAACAGCGGGAGCTCAAGCGGGCTTTGAATCGGCTGGGTCCGCTTACTCCCCAGCAGCAAAAGGCCGTGCTCTCTCTGGCTAACAGCCTTGTCAACCAGCTTCTGCACGATCCCATAGTGCGGTTAAAAGAGCTAGCCCTGACCACCCGGGGGCACGTTTACGCCGAGGCCTTGCAGGAGCTTTTTAACCTGGAGATAGAAAAGGCGGAAGCCAGAAGCGAGTGTTCAAGCGGAGGTAAAAGTTAG
- a CDS encoding precorrin-2 dehydrogenase/sirohydrochlorin ferrochelatase family protein: MLYPIFLRLEGKLCVVVGGGQVATRKVEGLLACRARVRVVSPELTPSLRRWAQEGKIEWWAREFRAGDTAGAFLVISATDSREVNEAIAQECRANGVWVNVVDTPELCDFYVPSVVRRGDLTVAISTQGKSPGLARALRQWLEARLSPAWGEFLAFLGELRPHLLKLEEGKKERVLAGLVSPDVVEALERNDLGRAKELVRRVLDSGGA, encoded by the coding sequence GTGCTTTATCCTATCTTCTTACGGCTGGAAGGGAAGCTTTGCGTAGTAGTGGGCGGCGGACAGGTGGCCACCCGTAAGGTGGAGGGGCTCTTGGCCTGCCGGGCCCGGGTGCGGGTCGTAAGCCCTGAACTAACGCCTTCGTTGCGTAGGTGGGCCCAAGAAGGGAAGATAGAGTGGTGGGCCCGGGAGTTCCGGGCGGGCGACACGGCGGGAGCCTTCTTGGTGATAAGCGCTACCGACAGCCGGGAGGTAAACGAGGCTATAGCCCAAGAATGCCGGGCGAACGGAGTATGGGTGAACGTGGTCGACACTCCGGAGCTTTGCGATTTTTATGTGCCCTCGGTGGTGCGCCGGGGGGACTTGACCGTGGCCATTTCCACCCAGGGGAAGAGCCCGGGGCTGGCCCGGGCTTTGCGGCAGTGGCTGGAAGCCAGGCTCTCTCCGGCCTGGGGGGAGTTTCTGGCTTTTTTAGGAGAGTTACGCCCCCATCTCTTAAAGCTTGAGGAGGGGAAAAAGGAGCGAGTGCTGGCCGGGTTGGTAAGTCCGGATGTCGTGGAAGCTTTGGAACGCAACGACCTTGGCCGGGCAAAGGAGTTGGTAAGGCGTGTTCTTGATAGTGGTGGGGCTTAA